A genomic stretch from Argiope bruennichi chromosome 2, qqArgBrue1.1, whole genome shotgun sequence includes:
- the LOC129962212 gene encoding uncharacterized protein LOC129962212, which produces MQRIQSAIRLKVSNTYYWSDSMIVLTWIKKETPQLKTFVANRVATLQDLSCQEQWRHVSSGDNPADLISRGVNPSKMLKSNLWWEGPAFLKNSEYPCREISDTVIKDDVDCELKKLCPSGR; this is translated from the exons ATGCAGCGTATCCAGTCGGCTATTCGACTGAAAGTGTCCAATACCTATTACTGGAGCGATAGTATGATTGTGCTGAcatggattaaaaaagagacgCCCCAGTTAAAAACCTTCGTGGCAAACCGTGTAGCCACACTTCAAGACCTTTCGTGTCAGGAGCAGTGGAGACATGTTTCATCAGGTGATAATCCAGCTGATCTTATCAGTCGTGGTGTAAATCCGTCCAAAATGCTCAAGAGTAACTTGTGGTGGGAAggccctgcctttctaaaaaacagTGAGTATCCGTGCAGAGAAATTTCTGACACTGTGATAAAGGACGATGtagactgtgaactcaaaaaa CTTTGTCCAAGTGGaaggtag